Proteins from one Natrinema salinisoli genomic window:
- a CDS encoding succinylglutamate desuccinylase/aspartoacylase family protein: MTTTLGTASAGPGEIDTGRLEVGETRDGSPVGLPVAVVNGSDSGKTLYMQAASDGDELNGVGVIQRVVPQLDPAEISGTILIVGIVNYHAFQVAEHRNPIDDTKMNRAYPGNESGTSTERIAAATFDAATRADLILDLHQGSTSRMLDEVRVRCGKRHRLHDQCLELAKAFGCGYVLDQKGPDGQLARAAPDDGIPTVDPELGGAVGWDEASIRTGVEGVWNVLRYYNFLEGDQPLETQTRARGFEQYGAPGGGLVTLRKELGDRVQPGEPLFEVTTPFGERKAEVTADSDGILWRARRLPQVATGEYVCSVGTDVGEY, encoded by the coding sequence ATGACGACGACGCTCGGAACGGCGAGCGCGGGGCCCGGGGAGATCGATACGGGCCGTCTCGAGGTCGGGGAGACCCGGGATGGGAGTCCCGTTGGACTGCCCGTTGCCGTGGTGAACGGCAGCGATTCGGGGAAGACCCTCTACATGCAGGCGGCCAGTGACGGCGACGAACTCAACGGCGTCGGTGTTATCCAGCGCGTCGTGCCGCAACTCGATCCGGCCGAGATCTCAGGAACGATCCTCATCGTGGGGATCGTCAACTACCACGCGTTTCAGGTCGCCGAACACCGCAATCCGATCGACGACACGAAGATGAATCGCGCGTATCCCGGCAACGAGAGCGGGACCTCGACCGAACGGATCGCGGCCGCGACCTTCGACGCCGCGACCCGTGCCGACCTGATCCTCGACCTCCATCAAGGGTCGACCAGCCGCATGTTAGACGAGGTCCGCGTCCGCTGTGGGAAGCGCCACCGGCTCCACGACCAGTGTCTCGAGCTGGCGAAGGCCTTCGGCTGTGGCTACGTACTCGATCAGAAGGGACCGGACGGGCAGCTCGCCCGGGCAGCCCCCGACGACGGCATCCCGACCGTCGATCCGGAACTCGGCGGCGCCGTCGGTTGGGACGAGGCGAGCATTCGGACGGGCGTCGAGGGCGTGTGGAACGTGCTCAGATACTACAACTTCCTCGAGGGCGACCAGCCGCTCGAGACCCAGACCCGCGCCAGAGGGTTCGAGCAGTACGGCGCACCCGGGGGCGGGCTCGTGACGCTACGGAAGGAGCTCGGCGACCGGGTACAACCCGGCGAGCCGCTGTTCGAGGTAACGACTCCCTTCGGCGAACGGAAGGCCGAGGTGACCGCCGACAGTGACGGGATCCTCTGGCGGGCACGCCGGCTTCCCCAGGTCGCGACGGGCGAATACGTCTGCTCGGTCGGGACCGACGTGGGTGAGTACTGA
- the argS gene encoding arginine--tRNA ligase: MFLSLRAEVEDALEGALSTLDFPTDDLGIEEPPEDVASVLASSVAFRLAGEAGAPPPQVAGQLADEIDADELTYVSAVQTQGPYLNFLPSDAYLADTLANATDGSYGSLPDREESVVVEHTSANPTGPVHVGRARNPIIGDAVANLLDFAGYDVDRHYYVNDAGRQMAVFTWAYETFDEDDLDEPPERDRIEYDLVRYYRKGNAYLENAPEAEVEAAEAEIESIMQGLEKGDDEAYERVSEVVDQVLGGMTECLARLPAEFDEFVKETRFMRNGATDDLVDRLTELDESVYEEDAWQLELEDHGIDKNLVFLRSDGTSLYATRDLAHHEWKFDNYDRAVTVLGEDHKLQAKQVRTTLELLGNETDQLRQVLYSYVNLPEGKMSTRRGTGVDLDDLLDEAIDRAREEVEDRLDDRIRDDELDDADIERIAHQVGIGAVRYDIVSKQPTKAITFEWERALDFEAQSAPYVQYVHARCCGILEEAGIDPETGMGDVETAVDADLLETEAERDLLETIARFPAVVDEAADDLEPHQIATYTREFADRFNGFYRECPVLADDVDPEVREARLALVAASKHAVANALSILGVAPPRSM, encoded by the coding sequence ATGTTCCTCTCCCTGCGCGCGGAGGTCGAGGACGCCCTCGAGGGGGCGCTCTCGACGCTGGACTTTCCGACGGACGATCTTGGAATCGAAGAACCGCCGGAGGACGTCGCGAGCGTCCTGGCCTCGAGCGTCGCCTTTCGCCTTGCGGGCGAGGCAGGCGCGCCCCCGCCGCAGGTCGCGGGACAGCTCGCCGACGAGATCGACGCCGACGAGCTGACCTACGTCTCCGCGGTACAAACGCAGGGCCCGTATCTGAACTTCCTGCCGAGCGATGCCTATCTCGCCGACACGCTCGCGAACGCGACCGACGGCAGCTACGGTAGCCTGCCGGACCGAGAGGAGTCGGTCGTGGTCGAACACACGAGCGCGAACCCGACGGGGCCGGTCCACGTCGGCCGCGCCCGAAACCCGATCATCGGCGACGCGGTCGCCAATCTGCTGGATTTTGCCGGGTACGACGTCGATCGGCACTACTACGTCAACGACGCCGGGCGACAGATGGCCGTCTTCACCTGGGCCTACGAGACGTTCGACGAGGACGACCTGGACGAGCCGCCCGAGCGCGACCGCATCGAGTACGATCTCGTGCGCTACTACCGCAAGGGCAACGCCTACCTCGAGAACGCGCCCGAAGCCGAGGTCGAGGCGGCCGAGGCCGAGATCGAATCGATCATGCAGGGGCTGGAGAAGGGCGACGACGAGGCCTACGAACGGGTCAGCGAGGTCGTCGACCAGGTTCTCGGCGGGATGACGGAGTGTCTCGCGCGCCTGCCAGCCGAGTTCGACGAGTTCGTCAAGGAAACCCGGTTCATGCGAAACGGCGCGACCGACGACCTCGTCGATCGCCTCACGGAACTCGACGAATCGGTCTACGAGGAAGACGCCTGGCAGCTCGAGCTCGAGGATCACGGCATCGACAAGAACCTCGTCTTCCTGCGCTCGGACGGCACGTCGCTGTACGCGACCCGCGACCTGGCCCACCACGAGTGGAAGTTCGACAACTACGACCGTGCGGTGACGGTGCTGGGCGAGGACCACAAGCTGCAGGCCAAGCAGGTCCGGACGACCCTCGAGCTGCTGGGCAACGAGACGGACCAGCTCCGACAGGTCCTCTACTCCTACGTCAACCTTCCGGAGGGGAAGATGAGCACCCGCCGGGGAACCGGCGTCGACCTCGACGATCTGCTCGACGAGGCGATCGACCGCGCCCGCGAGGAAGTCGAGGACCGGCTGGACGACCGCATCCGCGACGACGAACTGGACGACGCGGACATCGAACGCATCGCCCACCAGGTCGGAATCGGCGCGGTCCGCTACGACATCGTCTCGAAACAGCCGACGAAGGCGATCACCTTCGAGTGGGAGCGCGCACTGGACTTCGAGGCCCAGTCGGCTCCCTACGTCCAGTACGTCCACGCGCGCTGCTGTGGCATCCTCGAGGAAGCCGGGATCGATCCCGAAACGGGAATGGGCGACGTCGAGACCGCCGTCGACGCCGACCTCCTCGAGACCGAGGCCGAGCGGGATCTGCTCGAGACGATCGCGCGGTTCCCGGCGGTCGTCGACGAGGCCGCCGACGACCTCGAGCCCCATCAGATCGCGACGTACACGCGCGAGTTCGCCGATCGGTTCAACGGCTTCTACCGGGAGTGTCCGGTGCTGGCCGACGACGTCGACCCCGAGGTCCGCGAGGCGCGGCTGGCGCTGGTCGCGGCCTCGAAGCACGCGGTCGCGAACGCCCTCTCGATTCTGGGCGTCGCCCCGCCGCGATCGATGTAA
- the udk gene encoding uridine kinase gives MSTPSFAIGIAGGTGAGKTTVARTVADTVGEAVTRIPLDNYYEDLSHLAFEEREEINYDHPDAFEWDLLREQLETLLSGRSIEMPQYDFEVHNRTDERVTVEPSDIIVLEGILALHDEAIRELLDLRVYVMTDADVRILRRIERDVIERGRDLEGVIEQYLETVKPMHERFVAPTKKQADVIIPEGANRMALDLLIEKVQSELPDDSPRSDAPDRELSFTDQSLD, from the coding sequence ATGAGCACACCGTCGTTCGCCATCGGGATCGCCGGCGGCACGGGAGCCGGGAAGACGACGGTCGCGCGCACGGTCGCGGACACCGTCGGCGAGGCCGTTACCCGAATCCCGCTCGACAACTACTACGAGGACCTCTCGCATCTGGCGTTCGAAGAGCGCGAGGAGATCAACTACGACCACCCCGACGCGTTCGAGTGGGACCTGCTCCGGGAGCAACTCGAGACCCTGCTCTCGGGACGTTCGATCGAGATGCCCCAGTACGACTTCGAGGTACACAACCGCACGGACGAGCGCGTCACCGTCGAGCCGTCCGACATCATCGTCCTCGAGGGGATCCTCGCCCTCCACGACGAGGCGATCCGCGAGCTGCTCGATCTCAGGGTGTACGTGATGACCGACGCCGACGTCCGCATTCTGCGCCGGATCGAACGGGACGTCATCGAGCGCGGGCGCGATCTCGAGGGGGTCATCGAGCAGTACCTCGAGACGGTCAAACCGATGCATGAGCGGTTCGTGGCCCCGACGAAGAAGCAGGCCGACGTGATCATTCCCGAGGGCGCGAATCGCATGGCGCTCGATCTGCTGATCGAGAAGGTCCAATCCGAGCTGCCGGACGACTCGCCCCGATCCGACGCCCCCGACCGGGAACTGTCCTTCACCGACCAGTCGTTGGACTGA
- a CDS encoding NUDIX domain-containing protein, protein MVSRPPTFCPDCATRLESITFDDRERRRCPNCETIVWHNPVPCAGVAVVDRSGRDPAVLCVERGVPPGVGEWTIPGGHMEIGEEPAAAAARELEEETGVAVNPADLEILSASAMPPREGKHVVTVHYVAARADTAGEPVADSDATDARFWTPAEFDASAETFRPVHERRFREAAALFE, encoded by the coding sequence ATGGTCAGCCGACCGCCGACGTTCTGTCCCGATTGTGCCACCCGCCTCGAGTCGATCACGTTCGACGACCGCGAGCGCAGGCGCTGTCCGAACTGCGAGACGATCGTCTGGCACAACCCGGTCCCCTGTGCCGGCGTCGCGGTGGTCGACCGATCGGGACGGGACCCCGCCGTGCTCTGCGTCGAGCGCGGCGTCCCGCCGGGGGTCGGGGAGTGGACGATTCCCGGCGGCCACATGGAGATCGGCGAAGAGCCGGCGGCGGCGGCCGCACGCGAACTGGAAGAGGAGACCGGCGTCGCGGTCAACCCGGCGGACCTCGAGATCCTGAGCGCGTCGGCGATGCCGCCCCGAGAGGGGAAACACGTCGTGACGGTCCACTACGTCGCCGCTCGAGCGGACACCGCGGGCGAGCCGGTCGCCGACAGCGACGCCACGGACGCCCGGTTCTGGACGCCGGCCGAGTTCGACGCCTCGGCGGAGACGTTCCGACCCGTTCACGAGCGGCGGTTCCGGGAGGCCGCCGCGCTGTTCGAGTGA
- a CDS encoding ABC transporter permease subunit, translating to MIRKDVRDSVRSGVLLSITLLFVLVAGFWAAIQHVPPMYGESDIPTSTLALLNSMGQPMAFFVPLLGLGISYNSVVGERESGSIKLALGLPNSRRDIVFGKFIGRSVVLTVAILTAYLVVAVIALLTYESFAAIEFILYTVMTVFYGVVYVAIGIGFSSIMNTRSMALAGATGLYTLFQLGWDTVTAILQIVTVGWVPPESGPPDWVVLVYVLNPTAANGYATRAIIPELNAITAHPVSDAFYLQEWVGFPILAAWLLLSLGFGYRRFARTEIR from the coding sequence ATGATCAGAAAAGACGTTCGGGATTCCGTCCGCTCGGGAGTTCTACTCAGCATCACACTGCTGTTCGTCCTCGTCGCCGGGTTCTGGGCGGCGATTCAACACGTCCCCCCAATGTATGGCGAGAGCGACATCCCGACGAGTACGCTGGCATTGTTGAATAGCATGGGCCAACCGATGGCCTTCTTCGTGCCGCTGCTCGGATTGGGTATTTCGTACAACTCGGTCGTGGGTGAGCGCGAGAGTGGAAGCATCAAACTCGCACTCGGCTTGCCGAACTCACGACGTGACATCGTATTCGGGAAGTTCATCGGGAGGAGCGTCGTCTTGACCGTGGCGATACTCACTGCTTATCTAGTCGTCGCCGTCATCGCGTTGCTGACTTACGAATCGTTCGCGGCCATTGAGTTCATACTGTACACCGTGATGACGGTCTTTTACGGGGTGGTGTACGTCGCAATCGGCATTGGCTTCTCGTCAATAATGAACACCCGGTCTATGGCACTTGCCGGTGCGACGGGCCTCTACACCCTTTTTCAGTTGGGGTGGGACACCGTCACGGCTATTCTACAGATAGTGACGGTCGGATGGGTACCGCCAGAATCCGGACCCCCGGACTGGGTCGTGTTGGTCTATGTGCTCAACCCGACGGCAGCAAATGGATACGCGACACGGGCGATAATCCCTGAATTAAACGCAATCACGGCGCATCCGGTGTCGGACGCGTTCTACCTTCAGGAGTGGGTCGGGTTCCCGATCCTCGCAGCCTGGCTCCTCCTGTCGCTCGGATTCGGCTATCGACGTTTCGCACGAACGGAGATACGGTAA
- a CDS encoding pyridoxal-phosphate dependent enzyme translates to MASDLTCPDCGAVYDAGPDEPWCCACGHALEFTARPHPNGDPLPLHSLDTSEGLWTFFEFLPIEQHVTFYEGFTPMVDAPDWDAEFKLEYVFPTGSFKDRGATTTLSRAVELGVDKVIEDSSGNAGASIATYAARAGIDADIYVPADVKQSKLMAIQRADARPVRVEGTRGDVTAACLEAVEGRSSSGDGGPDAGEAPRQTGDGWYASHAWNPAFYAGTMTFAFEVAAQQGWSVPDAVVLPIGHGTLFLGAYRGFSLLNEAGIVDGMPRLLGAQAAGYAPIVGALGGDTTDEEGEGTSIADGIRITEPARGTEILEAIEETDGDAIALGSDPIETALDRLHRNGFYVEPTCAVAPAALEQYREDGVLDADDDVVVPLTGSGFKTL, encoded by the coding sequence ATGGCGTCCGATCTCACCTGTCCCGACTGCGGGGCCGTCTACGACGCCGGGCCGGACGAACCGTGGTGCTGTGCCTGCGGCCACGCGCTGGAATTCACCGCACGCCCCCACCCGAACGGAGATCCGCTCCCGCTGCACAGTCTCGACACCAGCGAGGGTCTGTGGACGTTCTTCGAGTTCCTCCCGATCGAGCAGCACGTCACCTTCTACGAGGGTTTTACGCCGATGGTCGACGCGCCGGACTGGGACGCGGAGTTCAAACTCGAGTACGTCTTTCCGACGGGCTCGTTCAAGGACCGCGGGGCGACGACGACCCTCTCTCGAGCCGTCGAACTGGGCGTCGACAAGGTCATCGAAGACTCCTCTGGAAACGCGGGCGCGTCGATCGCGACCTACGCGGCCCGGGCGGGGATCGACGCGGACATCTACGTCCCCGCGGACGTCAAACAGTCCAAACTGATGGCGATCCAGCGGGCCGACGCCCGTCCCGTCCGCGTCGAGGGCACCCGAGGAGACGTCACGGCGGCCTGCCTCGAGGCCGTCGAAGGCCGCTCGAGCAGCGGTGACGGCGGACCCGACGCCGGCGAGGCACCGAGACAGACCGGCGACGGTTGGTACGCCAGCCACGCCTGGAACCCCGCGTTCTACGCCGGGACGATGACGTTCGCGTTCGAGGTCGCCGCCCAGCAGGGGTGGTCCGTCCCCGACGCCGTCGTGCTTCCGATCGGACACGGGACGCTGTTCCTCGGCGCGTACCGGGGCTTTTCCCTGCTCAACGAGGCCGGTATCGTCGACGGAATGCCCCGCCTACTCGGCGCACAGGCGGCCGGGTACGCGCCGATCGTCGGCGCACTCGGCGGCGACACCACCGACGAGGAGGGCGAAGGAACGTCGATCGCCGACGGGATCCGGATCACCGAACCCGCCCGCGGCACCGAGATCCTCGAGGCGATCGAGGAAACCGACGGCGACGCGATCGCGCTCGGATCGGACCCGATCGAAACCGCGCTCGATCGACTCCACCGCAACGGGTTCTACGTCGAACCGACCTGTGCGGTCGCCCCGGCGGCGCTCGAGCAGTACCGCGAGGACGGCGTGCTCGACGCCGACGACGACGTCGTGGTCCCGCTGACCGGAAGCGGATTCAAAACGCTTTGA